TGAAGGGAGGTTGGGGCAAGTCATCTCCAAACTTCAGGAGGAACAgagcccagagaggagagggactGGCCATAAGCACGGAGAAGTGGGGAACTGGCGTTCCTGCTTCTAGAGCCGGAGGTAGAGAAGGTATGAGGGGAATGGCCAGTTGAGGATTGAGGGCTCTCCTGCAGGCCTCAGCACCCGGTCCCGACAAGCTGAAACACGAAAGAGCTTTCATCAGATCGAGGCCTGGAGGCCAGAAAGAAACTTGCAGAGTGCAAGTTGTCTCTCATTTTTCCCTGAAGCCCATTcacattctcttccttctgtcaCTATCTTGATGGGCCCCACTGCTCCTCCAGGAGAATTCCCCGGCCTGTCCATGGCCCTTGTCAGCCTgcctgcagtgtgtgtgtgtgtgtgtgtgtgtgtgtgtgtgtgtgtgtgtgtgcgcgcgcgcacagaGGGTGCCTATAACCAACTGGCTGGCCTTTTGCAGCCTGGCCATAGGCCAGGTTCCTCTCTGCTCTTCTGATTCTCCAGAGCCAGGTTCTTTCCTGGAAACTCCAGAAAGTCTGTCTTCACTTCAGACGGCCCAAAGATGTGGATTCCGATAAAGTGCACATCCAGCCTGGGTGAGAGGGCAGAGAATGAGGGGGTCAGGATGGGCAAGGAGAGGGAATTGAGAAGTTGAATGAGGGACGACGCAGAGGGAATGAGACACAGAGGAAATGAGAGGTGGAGACAGGAGACaaagggagtgggggagaagCAAACAGACAGGAGGTGAGCATGAGGAGACAAAGTAGGAGGAGACAGAAACAaactcagagggagagagagaaggaaggaagggagggagggagggagaggtggccAGAACAGTGCTTAGAAAAGAAACAGtcaggggaaggcagaggaagaaccggAAGAGGGAATGTGACAGCAAGAAGGCAAGCAAGAGAAGGAgctgcagaggggagggccaGGGTGGGAGAAGCGGGAGAAGGGGccagaaaggggagaaggagagatctgggagggagagagaatgaggggggtACCaagtgaggagaaaggggagaaaaggggGAAACCGGAAAGGAACtggcaagagagggagagggaagaggggcgCCCTGGGCGCTGTGGGCATCAGCTCCGCCCCGGTCTGAGCAGGCGCAGTGGGCCAGGCCCGGAGGCCCCCTCCCGGGGCTGGCAGGGCTGCGGGAGCAGGGGCGGGCCTGCGGCAGGTGGCCGCCCCGGGGTGGGGCCCGCAGGCCAGGCCCACAGGGCTATAAGTGGGAGGCCGGCCAGCCGAGCACCTGTCAGGGACAGCTCCCCGGGCAGGTGCCAGGCAGGTGGCTCCGGCCGAGCCCAGCCCCAGCATGAGCGCCTTCGACCTCCCGGCGCCCTCCCCACCTCGCTGCAGCCCCCAGTTCCCCAGCATCGGCCAGGAGCCCCCCGAGATGAGCCTTTACTATGAGAACTTCTTCCACCCCCAGGGCGTGCCCAGCCCTCAGCGGCCCCCCTCCCTCGAGGGGGGCGGCGAGTACGGGGCCACCCCCAACCCCTACCTGTGGCTCAACGGGCCTGCCATGACTCCACCACCCTACCTGCCCGGCACCAACGccagccccttcctgccccaggccTACGGTGTGCAGAGGCAGCTGCTGCCCGGCGTGTCTGGGCTGGGGGGCGGCGACCTGGGCTGGCTGCCCATCCCCTCGCAGGAGGAGCTGATGAAGCTGGTGCGGCCCCCCTATTCCTACTCGGCTCTCATTGCCATGGCCATCCACGGGGCGCCCGACAAGCGCCTCACCCTCAGCCAGATCTACCAGTACGTGGCCGACAACTTCCCCTTCTACAATAAGAGCAAGGCCGGCTGGCAAAACTCCATCCGCCACAACCTGTCTCTCAATGACTGCTTCAAGAAGGTGCCCCGCGATGAGGACGACCCGGGTAAGGGGGCTGCGGGTGCGGGCAGGGGGGCGCCGGGGGAGCAGCCTCTGACGCCCCCAGGGAAGGCTCACGTCATTCCCTCCCAGCACCCCATTCTGAAAGCTCTGATGTGGCTGTGGACCCCGAGACAGGGGCCTGAAGGTTGTCAGCGGTGAAGGAGgctgtgagatagagccctggaGGCAggttcaggttttgttttttgtttttgttttttttaaagattttatttatttatttattcatgagagaaagagagagagagagaggcagagacacaggcagagggagaaacagcctccacgcaaggaacctgacgtgggactcgatcccgggtctccaggatcaggccctgggctgaaggcagcgctaaaccgctgagccacccgggctgcccataccAGATTCAGGTTTTGATCCTGGCTGAATCACTGAGCAGTCAGCAACTTCAGGCATTTTagatttctgagcctcagtttccccacctgaaAAATAGGGATGGTAAGACTGGCTCCTTTGCAGGCCTGTGATGGGGGTCATACGTGAATGCACACAGGGGTTTGGGTGGTAAGAAGTGCCCAATCGTCTACAGTAATTGTTAGGATCACACTGAGTCCCCAGTACCCAGCTCATACCAAGTCCTCAGGGTGAGTTGGACTAGGCAAAGCTCAAGTACACCCTCAGCCTTCTGGGGAGAGATCTGACTTTGTTAAACACGCACGAAGGGCCACATTGTGCTGCCTGCTGTAGTTACATAATCTTTAACTCCTCCTTGCAGGTAGCTCTTACTAAACCCATTGTCCTGATGAAGGGAGTATCACTCAGAGGTGAAGCAGCCCGCCCACGGTGACACAGAATGGAGGGATAGCCACGGAGCCCGTGTCTGAGCGGAGGTCTCTCTAATACCAAAGACTGTGAACTCTTCCTTTTTAAcgatgatttttataaaatgcagGGACATACGGAAAGTAATATATTAAATGCTCAGTAATGCATTTCCCAGAATTAAAGTCCATTCTTGTTCCCCCATGGGAAGCCAGGGTATGGCTCAGAGCCCCACCTCTGCCCACTAGGAGGCTAGCAGGGCCAGGGCTACTGGATCCTCCAGGGAAGGGCAAGTGTCCA
The genomic region above belongs to Vulpes lagopus strain Blue_001 chromosome 3, ASM1834538v1, whole genome shotgun sequence and contains:
- the FOXI1 gene encoding forkhead box protein I1; translation: MSAFDLPAPSPPRCSPQFPSIGQEPPEMSLYYENFFHPQGVPSPQRPPSLEGGGEYGATPNPYLWLNGPAMTPPPYLPGTNASPFLPQAYGVQRQLLPGVSGLGGGDLGWLPIPSQEELMKLVRPPYSYSALIAMAIHGAPDKRLTLSQIYQYVADNFPFYNKSKAGWQNSIRHNLSLNDCFKKVPRDEDDPGKGNYWTLDPNCEKMFDNGNFRRKRKRKSDVSSSAGSLASEKTESSLLAGSPKTTEAQDILDSASPGTASPPEKQSSPPPPGTPCLNSFLSSMTSYVSGSSPVSRPVATPGLSPEPTDKTGQNLLNFSSYTPLTNLSSHGGGGEWANPMPANTLSYGGSVLNQFSPHFYNSINTNSVLYPREGTDV